Proteins from one Capricornis sumatraensis isolate serow.1 chromosome 2, serow.2, whole genome shotgun sequence genomic window:
- the C2H1orf122 gene encoding uncharacterized protein C1orf122 homolog isoform X1, with translation MEWGPGSDWSRGEAAGVDRGKAGLGLGGRPLPQPPRDERAQQLLDAVEQRQRQLLDTIAACEEMLRQLGRRRPEPAGSGNVSAKPGAPSQPAVSSRGGFPKDASDGAAEP, from the exons ATGGAATGGGGCCCGGGTTCAGACTGGTCACGGGG GGAGGCTGCCGGCGTGGACCGTGGGAAGGCGGGGCTGGGGCTCGGCGGGAGGCCACTCCCGCAGCCTCCCCGGGATGAGCGCGCCCAGCAGCTGCTGGACGCCGTGgagcagcggcagcggcagctCCTGGACACCATCGCCGCCTGCGAGGAGATGCTGCGGCAGCTGGGCCGCCGGCGCCCGGAGCCGGCTGGTAGCGGG AATGTCTCAGCCAAACCTGGAGCGCCCTCCCAGCCAGCTGTCTCCTCCAGAGGTGGCTTTCCAAAGGATGCTAGCGATGGAGCTGCGGAGCCCTGA
- the C2H1orf122 gene encoding uncharacterized protein C1orf122 homolog isoform X2 → MLRQLGRRRPEPAGSGNVSAKPGAPSQPAVSSRGGFPKDASDGAAEP, encoded by the exons ATGCTGCGGCAGCTGGGCCGCCGGCGCCCGGAGCCGGCTGGTAGCGGG AATGTCTCAGCCAAACCTGGAGCGCCCTCCCAGCCAGCTGTCTCCTCCAGAGGTGGCTTTCCAAAGGATGCTAGCGATGGAGCTGCGGAGCCCTGA
- the YRDC gene encoding threonylcarbamoyl-AMP synthase: protein MSPARPCRALRAAVAASMGLSEGPAGSARSGRLLRPPSPTPGARLLRLPGSGAVRAANPERGGWTEALRAAVAELRAGAVVAVPTDTLYGLACSASCSEALGAVYRIKGRSETKPLAVCLGRVADVYRYCHVRVPEELLKHLLPGPVTLVMERSEELNKDLNPFTPLVGVRIPDHTFMQDLAQVFGGPLALTSANLSSQSSPLNVEEFQDLWPHLSLIIDGGPIGDGQSPECRLGSTVVDLSVPGKFGIIRPGCALESTSAILQEYGLLPSHGSCL from the exons ATGTCTCCGGCACGCCCGTGCAGGGCGCTGAGGGCCGCGGTGGCTGCTAGCATGGGGTTGAGCGAGGGGCCGGCGGGCTCAGCCCGGAGCGGGCGCCTCCTTCGCCCGCCAAGTCCGACGCCGGGGGCCCGGCTGTTGCGGCTCCCGGGAAGCGGGGCCGTGCGGGCCGCAAACCCGGAGCGCGGCGGCTGGACCGAGGCGCTGCGGGCCGCCGTGGCCGAGCTGCGCGCAGGCGCCGTGGTGGCCGTCCCCACCGATACGCTGTACGGCCTGGCCTGCTCGGCGAGCTGCTCGGAAGCACTGGGCGCCGTGTACCGTATCAAGGGCCGCAGCGAGACCAAGCCGCTGGCCGTATGCCTGGGCCGCGTGGCCGACGTCTACAG GTACTGCCATGTGAGAGTACCTGAGGAGCTCCTGAAGCACCTGTTGCCAGGACCGGTGACCCTGGTGATGGAACGCTCAGAGGAGCTCAACAAGGACCTGAATCCTTTCACTCCT CTTGTAGGCGTCCGGATTCCTGACCACACCTTCATGCAGGACTTGGCCCAGGTGTTTGGGGGGCCACTCGCTCTCACCAGTGCCAACCTCAGCTCCCAGTCCAGCCCTCTGAATGTTGAG GAATTCCAGGACCTATGGCCTCACTTGTCCTTGATCATTGATGGGGGACCAATTGGGGACGGCCAGAGCCCAGAGTGTCGACTAGGCTCAACTGTGGTTGACTTGTCTGTGCCTGGAAAGTTTGGCATCATTCGTCCTGGTTG TGCCCTTGAAAGTACTTCAGCCATCCTCCAGGAGTATGGGCTGCTCCCCTCACATGGATCCTGCTTGTGA